In Leptotrichia sp. oral taxon 221, the DNA window TAATGTTTGAACAAGAACTATCGGAAATGTCAACGATTTAACAGTTTTCAAAATTGCAAAAACTGATTTTCTTATTGTTTTTAAATTTTTTTCATTCGACATTAATCGATTGACGATTTTTTTATTTGTGTCACGTAATTTAAAATTATTGTTCAATATTAAGGTTCTGCCATCATCAAGTTTTATTATTTTTCCGTACACTTCTCCTTGAATAACACGTTTATCTTTTAATGTTATTTTCACTGTATCAGGATCAAAACTAATGATTTTCCCTTTTATCCACACAACTTCGCCTTTATCATTAGTGAATGAAATATTCACTTTGTTATTGTCTTCGATAACAGTATCCACAATTTTCATATTCTTATTTTTGGAATCTTCATGAGTGATAATTTTTAGATTTTTATCAACTTTCCATTTTATTTTTCCCTCCTTATTTGATATCTCAAGAGTACTATTTTTCAATTCAGAAATTGAGTCCATTTCAGCACCTCGAATCAAAATAGATTTATTATTCAATGCTTCTAAAGTATTTTTGTAAGAATTTAAAAAATAGCCAATTCCTACAAAAAAGATAAGAAATGGAATTAATTTTTTAAAATTAAAGTTGAAATAGTAGGCATCAAAAATTTTCTTTTTAATAATAAATGTTATCAGTACTGATAAAGATGATAGAATAATAAAAATCACAACTAAAACGTGGATAAAATGGTTGTAAACCTTTAAATTCAATGATAAATTAAAAAGCGAAATATAAAAAAGAATTAGAAGTAAAATTCTTTGAATATATCGATTTACGTTGATAATTTGTATTTTTCCACTTTTTAAATCATAAATTTTTTGTAACTTTTTATCAATTTTTTTATTATATTTTGTGTTTAGTTGTTGAGTATAATTTTTCATTTTATCATTTAGTTTATTCACTAATTTAATTTCATTATTAAATTCAGCTTTCCGTTTTTCTGTAAAATATTTTTTAAAAAATTCAACAATTTCCAATTTTCCTTTTAACATTTCTTTCATGAATTCCTCCTTTTATTGCACGTATTATAGCATATTTATGAGATTAATAAACAGTATTTTTTTAAAAGTTATTGCAAGTAATGGAGAAGATTTGGACTAAAAATTTGTTTACAAAGAGGTATGCATGTGGTATAATAATAAAACGACAAAACATATTAAAGACAATGCAAAACAAATTAATGATCATATAAATTCAAGAATTTAAGGAGCTTCTTGAGAAACATTTCAAAAATAATTAGAAGTTTTTACTAAAATTTTCTAAAAATCATGTTGTAAAAATAAATTCATAATTTAAAAATATAGGGGGAAATATGGCTAAAGAAGATTTGAAAAACAACGAAGAATTGGAAGAAAGCAGATCAGAATTAAGATTTGAAGATATTGAAAAATTAGATACGAGTGAAAGCAATAAAGCTAAAATAAAAGAATATTTTGAATTTTGTTCTGATGAAGAAAATGTTGAAGAAGCAGGTTTTAGAAAAATGGAAAGATGCCTTGAATTCATTAAACGTCTTGATTGGAAAAGACACCTTAAAGAAAAGAAAATTAATATTGGTGAAGTAAGAAGGATTTTGAATGAAAGACATTTTGGAATGGAAAGTATAAAAGAAACTATTCTAGAAAATTTAGCAATACGTTTTTTTATGAAAAATACTAATGAAAAAATGCCAGTTATATTGTGTTTGGCAGGTCCAGCTGGAACAGGGAAAACTTCAATTGCTGAATCGATAGCTGAAGCTTTGGGAAGAAAATTTGAGAAGATTTCTTTGAGTGGTGTAACAACGACGTTTGAATTGACAGGACTTACAAAAGGATACAATTCATCAGCTCCTGGAAGAATTATGAAAACGTTGGCAAAATTTGGTTGTGATAATCCTCTAATTTTATTAGATGAAGTTGATAAAATTATGGAGAAAAGAACAGAAGGGGATATAGAAGGTGTTTTGCTTGAAATTTTAGATCCAGATCAAAATAAGAGATTTAGGGATGAATTTTTGGAATTAGAATACGATTTGTCAAATGTGTTGTTTATAGCTACAGCAAATGATATGAGTAGAGTTTCTGAGCCACTAAAAAGTAGAATGGAAATCATTTATTTGGATAGTTATACTTTGGAGGAAAAGGTTCAGATTGCAAAAAGATATATGGTTCCAAGTATAAATAAAAAAATAGGATCAGGATTAACTTTTGATGACGATGTTTTAAGATATATTATTGAAAATTATACTAGTGAGTCTGGTGTTAGAAAATTGAATATAATTTTGATGAAAATTTATGGAAAAATTGCTAAAAATACACTAGAAAGAAAGAAAACTCCTGAAATAACTTTAAAAAATATTGATTCGTTTATTAGCACTAAAAAAATTCCAAAAATACCGATAAATGTGGCAACTAGTGGGTCACAAATAGGAAAAGTGATGGGAATTGCTTTATCTCCTTTTGGAGGAAGAGTTATACCTATTCAAACTGTTATTATGCCTGGAAGAGGGGAAATAATAGTAACTGGGAATATTTCACAAACTATGAAAGAAGAGATAATGGTAGCGATAACATATTTAAGAACAAAAAGTACAAGATTTCATTTGAAAAATCCTAATTTTTATAGGGAATATGATATTCATGTTCATTTAAGCGAAAATTCCATTCAAAAAGATATTATTTCAGCTGGAATGGCTATTGCAACATCAATACTTTCTGCGTTGAATCAAGTGAAAATACGACAAGATATAGCTTTTACTGGAGAATTGAGTATTTTAGGAGAAATTTTACCTGTGGGAGCAGTAAATTTAAAAATTGAAGAAGCTTATAAATTTGGAATAAAAAAATTTTTTGTTCCTGAAGGTGATAAAAGTAGTGTCAGTTCTGTGAATAAAGATATTTTGGATAAAGTAGAAGTTGAATTTGTAGAAAATTATGAGCAAGTTTACTCAAAATTATTTTTGATGCAAGAAGAAATAGAAGAGGATATTAATAAGATGTTTTTGAATTAATGGAAGGGTAAAATAAAAAATTGAAGTATTTTTTTTCGTATGATATAATAAAGAAAATATTTGTAAGAGATTTATAGAAAAATTCGAATTTTTCTATAAAAGGTAATTGTAAATTAAAGATTATTTGATAGAAATTTTTGAGAAATTAATCTATGAATCAAAGAATTGATAATTATAAGAAAAATTATGAGAAAGGGAAAATATGAAATCTTTTAATGAATTTATAAAAGTGAGTTTATTGGGAGCATCACTTTTGAATAAAATGTTTGGGATATTTTTAATATCGATGTTACCTGTTGTTGAGCTTCGTGGAGCGATACCTGTTGGAGCGGCGATTGGGTTGCCTTGGTATTTGAATATGATTGTGTCAATTGTAGGGAATTTGCTTCCAGTGCCGTTTATTCTTTTGTTTTCGGTAAAAGCATTTGAATTTATGAAAAAGCATAATATTTTAGTGAAATTTATTGAAAAAATTGAAAATCGTGCAAAAAAACGTAGCGAAGGTCTTGCAACTGGAGAATTTATAGGGCTTATGTTATTTGTGGCTATTCCGTTTCCAGGGACAGGTGCTTGGACGGGTGCATTAATTGCGGCTTTGCTTCAATTTGAGAGAAAAAGATCATTTATTTATATTACGCTAGGAGTATTGATAGCTGCAGCAATTATGACGGCGGCATCTTATGGTGTGATAAGTTTATTTAAATAAAAGTTCAAAAAATATGGGAACGAGTTGCATTAACTCGTTTTTTATTTGATTTATGAAGAAAATAAATTTATGATTTTTACTATATAGAAGATCTATAAAAAATTTTATGGTAAATTAATTAGAGAAAATGAGAGGGAAAATATGTTAAGAATAACGAATATAAAAATGCCAGTGAAACATAATATTGATGATTTAAAAACGGTTGTCTGTAAATTGTATAAAATTTTGAAGAATGAAATTTTGAGTTTTGAAATTGCGGGACAAGCGATTGATGCGAGAAATAAGAATAATGTGATTTATGTGTATTCTGTGGATGTGGAATTGGTTGATGAGAAAAAATATGAAGGTGTTAAAAATGTTAGAGGGATAGAAAAGAAAATTTATAAAACAGCAATTTTGGAAAATATTAAGACGGGGAAACGTCCTGTTGTGGTTGGAACTGGGCCTTCTGGGGTTTTTGCTGGATTGATTTTAGCAGAAGCTGGGCTGAAGCCAATAATTATTGAGCAAGGGAAAAGTGTTGATGAGAGAGAAAAAGATGTTTATGACTTTTTTAAGACTGGAAATTTGAAAAAATATTCGAATGTGCAGTTTGGAGAAGGTGGAGCTGGAACTTTTTCTGATGGGAAATTGAATACGAATACGAATAATTTTAGGATGCAGAAGGTTTATGAGGAATTTATAAAGGCTGGAGCAGAGAAAAAGATTGCGTATATGTCGAAACCACATGTTGGGACAGATAAATTGATTGGGATTATGAGAAGGATTAGGGAAAAAATTGAGAGTTTAGGAGGAGAATATAGATTTAGCCAAAAATTAGTTTCTGTGAAATATGATGAGAATGAGAAATTAACTAGTGTTGAGATTGAGGATGTTAGTGAAGAGGCTATGAAAAGAGTGGAAAATGGGGAGATTGAAAAAAATCCGAGTTATGAAATTGAAACAGATGTGGCGATTTTGGCTATTGGGCATAGTGCGAGAGATACTTTTTATATGCTGAATGAGAAAAATATTCACATGGAAAGAAAGATTTTTTCTGTTGGTGTAAGAATTGAGCATAAACAAGCGATGATAAATCATTCTCAATATGGTAAATTTGCTGATAAATTGCCGACTGCAGAATATAAGTTAAATGCGAAGGCTAGTAATGGTAGAGGGGTTTATACATTTTGTATGTGTCCTGGAGGAGTGGTTGTTCCTGCAGCAAGTGAAATTGGAAGACTTGTGGTGAATGGGATGAGTTATTCTAAGAGGGATTTAGAAAATTCAAATTCGGCTGTTTTGGTAAATGTGTTTCCTGAGGATTTTGATGGGGAAGATGTAATGGCTGGGGTTGAGTTTCAGCGAAGATTAGAAGAGAAGGCGTTTGAGCTTGGAGGAAGTGATTACAAAGCACCAATTCAGTTGTTTGGAGATTATTTGCAAAATAAAGTTTCTACAAAATTAGGGAAGGTTAAGCCTAGTTATTTTAGAGGATATAGATTTGCAGACTTGAATTTGTTGTTTCCAGAGTTTATAAATTCGGCTTTAAAGGAAGGAATATTAGCGATGGATAAGAAAATTAAAGGGTTTGGAAATTATGATGCTGTTTTGTCAGGTGTGGAAAGTAGAAGTTCTTCGCCAGTAAAAATTCCTAGAAATGAGGAGTTTTTTGCTAATATTGAAGGGATTATTCCATGTGGAGAAGGTGCTGGATATGCAGGTGGAATAATGTCTGCAGCAGTTGATGGCATAAAATGTGCAGAAATGGTAATCGAATATTACAAAAACTATGAATAAAGAAGGTTAAAAAATGGAAGTTATAGATAGAATAAAAAGAATGAAAAAATTATCAGATGTTCTTTTAAAATATGGTTTCGAGGAACTTTTTGATAGAACTGGCATGGAGAGATTTATTCCAAATAAGTTGGCAAAAATAGTAAGCGATTGGAAAATATAAGGGAGACATCTTTTCCTGAGAGAATCCGTTTAGCAATG includes these proteins:
- a CDS encoding S16 family serine protease, giving the protein MAKEDLKNNEELEESRSELRFEDIEKLDTSESNKAKIKEYFEFCSDEENVEEAGFRKMERCLEFIKRLDWKRHLKEKKINIGEVRRILNERHFGMESIKETILENLAIRFFMKNTNEKMPVILCLAGPAGTGKTSIAESIAEALGRKFEKISLSGVTTTFELTGLTKGYNSSAPGRIMKTLAKFGCDNPLILLDEVDKIMEKRTEGDIEGVLLEILDPDQNKRFRDEFLELEYDLSNVLFIATANDMSRVSEPLKSRMEIIYLDSYTLEEKVQIAKRYMVPSINKKIGSGLTFDDDVLRYIIENYTSESGVRKLNIILMKIYGKIAKNTLERKKTPEITLKNIDSFISTKKIPKIPINVATSGSQIGKVMGIALSPFGGRVIPIQTVIMPGRGEIIVTGNISQTMKEEIMVAITYLRTKSTRFHLKNPNFYREYDIHVHLSENSIQKDIISAGMAIATSILSALNQVKIRQDIAFTGELSILGEILPVGAVNLKIEEAYKFGIKKFFVPEGDKSSVSSVNKDILDKVEVEFVENYEQVYSKLFLMQEEIEEDINKMFLN
- a CDS encoding NAD(P)/FAD-dependent oxidoreductase, with the protein product MLRITNIKMPVKHNIDDLKTVVCKLYKILKNEILSFEIAGQAIDARNKNNVIYVYSVDVELVDEKKYEGVKNVRGIEKKIYKTAILENIKTGKRPVVVGTGPSGVFAGLILAEAGLKPIIIEQGKSVDEREKDVYDFFKTGNLKKYSNVQFGEGGAGTFSDGKLNTNTNNFRMQKVYEEFIKAGAEKKIAYMSKPHVGTDKLIGIMRRIREKIESLGGEYRFSQKLVSVKYDENEKLTSVEIEDVSEEAMKRVENGEIEKNPSYEIETDVAILAIGHSARDTFYMLNEKNIHMERKIFSVGVRIEHKQAMINHSQYGKFADKLPTAEYKLNAKASNGRGVYTFCMCPGGVVVPAASEIGRLVVNGMSYSKRDLENSNSAVLVNVFPEDFDGEDVMAGVEFQRRLEEKAFELGGSDYKAPIQLFGDYLQNKVSTKLGKVKPSYFRGYRFADLNLLFPEFINSALKEGILAMDKKIKGFGNYDAVLSGVESRSSSPVKIPRNEEFFANIEGIIPCGEGAGYAGGIMSAAVDGIKCAEMVIEYYKNYE
- a CDS encoding small multi-drug export protein; amino-acid sequence: MKSFNEFIKVSLLGASLLNKMFGIFLISMLPVVELRGAIPVGAAIGLPWYLNMIVSIVGNLLPVPFILLFSVKAFEFMKKHNILVKFIEKIENRAKKRSEGLATGEFIGLMLFVAIPFPGTGAWTGALIAALLQFERKRSFIYITLGVLIAAAIMTAASYGVISLFK